DNA sequence from the Desulfovibrio sp. Huiquan2017 genome:
TTCGGCGATTCCGGAAACGACGTGCTGAACGGCGGAGCTGGCCACGACTTCCTGTCCGGCGGTTCGGGCGACGATACCCTGCACGGCGGCTCCGGCAACGACCTGCTGGTCGGGGGCTCCGGCAACGACACCCTGGACGGCGGAGCGGGTGACGACGTCATCAATGCCGGTTCTGGCAACGACCACATCCTGGTCAGCGCCGGACACGACACCGTCACCCTGGGCGAAGGCGCGGACACCATCCACATCGATCCGACCTACCTGGCCGGTGACAATGATTCCGCCTCCATGACAGTCACCGACTTCAACGCTTCCGAGGGCGACAAGCTGATCCTGAGCTTCAACGACAACCAGACTAATCTGGGCGACTTGGTCGGCAAGACCGTGGACATCAGCTCCAGCGCAGGCAGCAACGACCTCTCCGTGCATATCGCCGATGTGCACGGAAACCAGGACCTCACCATAACCCTGCAAAACGTATTGGGCGATACCCATGCAGCAGGCACGGAGCACATGGTCATCACCCCGGATTCGGCACCCAATGACGACCTGAACCAGATGATCCAGCACATCATCAACTCCGGAATGCACACGTCCTAGGCAACAATCAATTCCCCGCCCGGTCGAACGGCCGGGCGGGAAATATTTCGAACAGCCATTCCTCCTCGACAAACAGATCATTCCCAACAATGCTCCAGCCATGAACGAAACCACCATGCTCGGCACCTATACCCTGGAGGACGATGTTCCGGCGCAACCGGAAATCGTCCTGTCCGACTGTCGGGATACCTCCATGCTCGGCCAGTTGGTGGGCATGTTTGCGAACGACCCCGAAGTCCGGTTCTTTGTCCTCCCCGACGTGGACCGGGAAGCCGTGGACCTCGGCGCGGACTTCCATTTCATCCGGGATGCCGGAGACTGGGTGCTGGCCAACAACGACACCATGCATCATGTCCTGTTCGACAATGCGGGCTTTCATCCCGGCGGGCACGAAGGGACGTTCTCCATCTCGCGGCTGGCGGACGGCTCCTACGCCCTGGACACCGCCGCGCACGCGGCCCTCGGCGCGGACCTGCCGGACGACGCCTTGCTTGTGTACATGCCTGGGCACGATCTCTGCGTGGACGGGCACCCGGTCCATACGGACGGCGACCTGTTCATCGATCCATCGGTTCTGGGCAATGGCCAAAGCGAGATCGTGGTCACCGATTTCACCGTGGGCAGCGACCATCTGCAATTTCCCGACACCCTGTCCGTCAAGGACGTGATCGTGGACGCCGAGCACGACCTGACTTCGGTCACCATCGGTCAGAACGACCATGCGGACGGCGACATCGTCGTCAAGCTACTGGGGGTCTCCCACCCGGACATGCCCATGCACGACTTCCGCATCGACGCGGACCACTCCACCGACGACCTGATCAACCACCTGATCCATTCCGGCAGTCACACAAGCTAGCCAGACTTCCCTCCAACGCCCGAAAGGGGCCGCATCCGAAAAGATGCGGCCCCTTTTTGCTGACTTTTCCCGGAAAGCCCCCGGCCCGAAAACCGCCCAATTTCTTGGCCCGGCGCGGCCCCCACAAGATAACATACTGTTTTATCGTGTTAAATTAATATAGAGATTGCATCATGTCTCTTAAGGAATAATTCATGCCCGCCCAGCCGTCTCTTCAACAGGCCTCAAAAAGTGCAAAAAAAGTATCCGGATTTTTAACTTAACAAAATTGCAGAGTTGCATATCGAAACATTGTACAAATCTCCGGGGAAAACTTCGTCGAGTCGATCTTTTTTTTAACATAATACTGTTGATAACTTTAAAATTCTCAAATAATCGTCTTTAATCAGTATATTAATCAAGCCTCGCCAGCCGGACGATTCACCGCACATCCCCCACTTCCTCCACAGCCTAACCTACTTGTTTATTGAAAGGTTCATCAATTGACGCATTTTCTCCATCTGTGTATACAATATAGTAACCAGATCGTCTGTTTTTTTATTGCGCATATACACTTTAGGAGGACATTATGGCTGACCCCAAGCAACTGCACATTTCTCTTCCCGGAGCAGGGAAGACGCAGGCCTACCCACTTTCGGCTGAGACCCCGGTACATTTCGACTTCGATCTTTCCGAAGCCACCTTCACCGGAAACAACGGCAACCTTGAAATCGCCATCGAAGGCGGCGGCACGGTGGTCCTCGAAGGCTACCAGGCCCTTGCGGACGCCGGCGACCTGCCCCCCTTCGAAATGACCAACGGCGAGGTGGTTGCCGGAGACGTCTACCTCTTCGCCTTCGCGGACCAGGAAGCCACGGCTGAAGACCTGGAAACCGCAGCAGGCAACGCCACCGGCAGTTCCGGCGCGGGCGCCTACAACGACGACGCGGGCACCCTTTTCGCCGGTGTGGACGCACTGGGCGGCCAGGGCGACGCCTTTGGCGGCGAGGCCATCGCTCCCCTGGATGAGGTAAACGTGGGGAACAATGACCCGAACGCCGTTGACGACGTCAATTCCCTGATCGAATCGGCGGGCACCCACATCGGCGGCCCGCTCGACAGTGAACATATGGAAGGCGACACGTGGACCTCTCCCGGCGACCAGGACGGCGACACGATCCCGGACTTCACGGTCAAGGCGGGAACGGCCAGCATTGATCAAGAGGGCAACATCACCTTCCTGAGCTCCGCTCCCCCTACCGACATCCCCGCCGGAGAGGGTGGCCAGGAAAATCGCGCCCCGACCGTTCAGGCGAACGGCGACGGCGACCTGACCGACTCCTCCAACGAGGGCGACGGGCTGGGCATCACCGGCGGCATCAACGACTCCGAAATCGACACCGTGGATCAGAGCAACTCGGGAAGCGAGGCCGTGCTGGTCTCCTTCGACGATCCCATGGATTCCGTGACCATCTCCCTGTCTGCCCTGTACAGCGCCGAATCAGGCAAGGACGGCACCGTTGACGAACTGGCCCTGCTCGTGGCCTACGACAGCGACCACAACGTAATCGGCACCGTGACCGTCAACGGCACCGACAGCGGCCGCGCCTACATCACCCTGGACTTCGACACAGACATCGCCGAAGTGCTGCTCATGCCCCTGGACAACGGCACAACGGGCAACCAGTGGACCAACAGCGACTTCCTTATCGACGGCGTCACCGGCACCATCGCCCAGACCGCCGCGATGGTCAGCGGCAACGTCATCACCGGCAACGCATCCGATCAGTTCGCAGGCGCGGACTCGGACATTGACGGCGATCCCTTGACCGTTGTCTCCGTATCCTATGGCGGCGCCCCGGCCGCAGGCGGCGGCAGCTACGAAGGCGATGCCTACGACTTCGTCCTGACAGGCGAGTTCGGCACCCTGTATCTCAATGCGGACGGCTCCTACGTCTACGTGGAAAACACCGACGCCACCGACCCCCTGAATGTTGAGGACTCGGTCAACGACGTCTTTGACTACACCATCTCCGACGGCGCGGGCGGAACGGCTTCCGCAACTCTGACCGTCACCGTCACCGGCTCCAATGACGCGCCCACCGCCGTGGCCGACACCGCTTCTCTGGTGGAAAACGGCATCCTGTCCGGCCCCGACGTGGAAGCGGTCCTGTCCGCGACCGGCAACGTCCTGCAAAACGACACGGACGTGGACAACTTCGCGCTCGGCAACGAGGGTGATCTGGCCGGTACCGAGACGACGACCGAGGTCTATGTGGATACCATCGCAGCGGGCTATATGTCCGGGGACGTCTTCGTGGCCACCCAGGTCGAGGAAGTCTACAATGCCGACGGCGACGGCGATGCGACAAACGACAGCGTGATCATTGAAGGCCAGTACGGCACGCTGACCATCCACGCGGACGGCACCTACTCCTACGCCTTGAACAACGACAATCCGGAAGTCAACGGCTTGAACGCCGACGAAACCCTGACCGAGACGTTCCAATACACCGCGACCAACACCGTGGACGACGGGCAGTACAGCAACGCCACCACTCTGAGCATCACCATCAACGGCACCAACGACGCGCCCACCCTGGAGATCCAAGGGCGGAGCGCGCATTTCGTCGAGGACGGCGCTTACGGCGTGGGCACCGGCGCGGTACACATCCTGGCGGGCAAGGATATCGACATCTTCGATGTGGATACCCCGGCCTCGGAACTGACCGTCACGATGTCCGCGGGCCAGACCTGGTTCATGGGCGACATTCTGGGCGTGTCCGGCGAGAATATCAGCGTGGCGCCCGATCAAGGCGAATACGGCCAGAATCCCTTCGTCACCGTGTACCGGTACGACTGCGGAGGTGGCGACTATATTCAGATCGTCGTGAATAACCTCACCGGCTCCGCGACCCTGACCGGGGTCGAGAACGGCGACGGCACAGACCACATCAACTTCGCCGATTTCGAGACGGCCCTGCAGTCCATCACCTACGACATCGTTGATTGGGACAACACGCCGATCACCTCCGACCGGACCTTCACCATTGAGGTCTCCGACAACGAAGGTCCCGGCACCGTCTACACGGACGGCGACGACACCTACACCACCGACACCGGCTCCTCCCAGCCCACCACGGTCACCGTGCACGTTGTGGCTTCCAACGATCAGGTGGAAGCCAACGACGACTCTTATCTCGTGATCGAAGATAGATTTAACGGCCACGCCAATACCCAAAATTGGTTCGAGCACACCGGCGTTTGGCATTCGCTGAACGCAATCCATGGCAATGTCATCGCCAACGACACCGACCCGGACGCCGACAACTGGGGCCCGTGGGACAACAATGCGAACGACCTGCACGATTTGCGGGTCATCAACGGCGAATGCACCACGGAAGGCCATGAGGCCGGCGCCGATCCCAATCCCTATGACGGCGTCTTCATCATCCAGGGCGAATACGGTACCCTGTACCTGCGTCCCGACGGCTCCTTCCTGTATGAAGCCGACCAAAACAAGATCGATGCCCTGGGTGAAGGCGAAACGGCCGTCGAGTCCTTCTCCTACACGGTCGCCGACGGCAGCGCAGGCACCTTCCACGACGGGAATCCCTTCAACAATGCGACATGGGACGAGGCCACGCTGAGCATCAAGCTGATCGGCACCAACGACGCGCCCACGCTGGAGATCGTCGGCCCCGAAGCGACCTTTGTCGAAGAAGGCATTGATGCGAACGGCTACGCCATAGGCGGCGACGCGGTCCACTTCATAAACAATGTGGACCTTGACGACGTCGATACCGACGCCAGCCAGTTGACCATCACCGTTGAAGCCTCCGGCGGCTGGCACCCCGGCGACTATCTGAGCAGTTCCGCCACCGAGGTTTCTCCCAACGTCTACCGCTACGATTGCGGATACGGCGACTACATCAAGATCGTCGTGGACGGGGACACCGTCACCCTGACCGGCGTAGATAACGGCTGGTCGGATCACATCACCATGGATAAGTTCGAGGCGGCCCTGGAGACCCTCACCTTCGGCGTCGACAATGCGAACGACAACCCGGACACCTCGGACCGCACTTTCACGGTCACGGTCAACGACAACAACGGCTCGCACTCCGTTTTCAGCACGGACGGCACGGCCTCGGATACGGTCACGGTGCATGTGCAGCAGTCCAACGACGCGCCCCACGCCACCGACAACACCAACTCCTTGACCGAAGCATCCGGACAGACGAGCTTCGAGACCCTTCTGGAAGTCGAGGGCGATACGACCTCGCACTTCATCAATAACGGCAACCAATGGGACGGCGACCACTTCACGGTCACGGCCGGAACGGCCACTCTCACCGGTGAGACCGTCTCCTTCTCGGGCGGCGGCACCCTGACCGATGCCTCCTCCGTCGCGCCCGGCCTGGGTGTGACCGGCGGCATCAACGGCAATGAAACCGACACCGTGGATCAGGACAACTCGGGCACGGAAGCCATGCGGATCTTCTTTGATGAGCCCATGGATTCCGTGACCATCACCCTGTCCGCCTTCTTTGACAACGGGGGCGAACAAGAAACGGCCCGGCTGGGAATCTACGACGCCGCCGGCAACTTCCTCGGCAGCGTGGCCGCCTCGGGCACCAGCAACGGCTACTACACGGTCACCCTGAATGCCTCCGATTACGATTCGCCCATCGGCTCCGTGGTGGTCATGCCCACCGACAACAACACGCAGGGCGACCAGTACAGCAACAGCGACTTCCTGCTCTACAGCGTCAGCGGCACGACCGCGACCCAGGTGGGCTCGGAAGTGGCCGGCAACGTCATCACCGACGACAGCGGCTACGGCATAGACTCCGACCCGGACAACGGCGACACCGCGCTCCTGCAGGTGACGCACATCGCCAACGGCCATGAAGAAACGCCCACCAACGACATCGCCCTGTCGGCGACCGACGACGGCACCAACGCCACCACCGCGATTATTGAAGGCCTGTACGGCACGCTGACCATCCACTCGGACGGTTCCTACACTTATGAGGAAGATCCGGACAAGACCAACGCACTGAGCGGAGACCCGAACAGCGAGAACCATAAGGGCGAGGACGTCTTCACCTACACCGTGGCCGACGGCCACGGCGGCACGGACACCGCCACCCTGACCATCAACATCACCGGCACCAACGACGCGCCGGTGGCCAACAACGATCTCTTCACTGAATATACCGTAACCACGGAAGCCACGAGCCTCTACGTCGATCACAGCGCCTTCAACGACGGAAATGGCTGGTCCGCCAACGGCGTGACCCTCACGGCCTCTTCCGACGGCTCCAACCCGACTCTCGTCAATGGCTCCGACCCGGATGACGGTATCGGCATCCGTAGCGGCAGCGACGCGTCCGGCTCCACGGAGGCGGCCCAGATCGACGGAAACGATGATGAAACTCTGACCATCTCCTTTGACCTGCCGCAGCACACGGCAACAGTGAACCTCAATTGGTACGATGCCGACGACACTCCCCAGTTCGTGGTGAAGGACGGCGACACGGTCTTGGCTACGCTGACCTCGGTCGCCACACCCACCGGAGGAGGCCAATATTCGTACTCGTACTCCATTGAAACTGCCAACGGCGGCTCAGTGACAGGATTGGTCGGGAACGTCGAATATGACTTCCCGGACGGTTGGACGATCAAGGTCGCATATGATCCAAACGCCAGTTACCAGACTGCCCATCCGTACACCTTCACGGTCACGGCCCCCGACGGTGTCAATGTAATCGATTCCATCGATGTCACCGCGTCGTTTAATGAAGGCTATCATCTGGCCGACTTCGTCCTCGATTCAGTGCATGCCGAGACAGTGGAAACGACAACCACCTACCCATACCAGGAAGACGGCGGCGACATTATTCTCAACGCCTCCGACATCCTGGGCAACGACACGGACCCGGACGGCGACGCCCTGCACATCGAACAGATCCTCTCCGCCACCGGCGGCACGGTCGAGTGGTATGACGCCGGGCACACGCAGTTGGTCTTCCACCCCGATGCCGACTTCAACGGCACGGCCACCTTCACGTACACCGCCTCCGATGGCACGGCCGAGTCCAACGTGGCGACGGTCAGCATCGAGATCCAACCGGTGAACGACGCGCCCGTGGCCGTTGACGACACCGCCACCACGGATGAGGACTCGCTGCTGACGGTCTCCGCCGATTCGCATGCGGATTGGAACCTGCTCAGCAACGACAGCGACGTCGACGGCGATGAACTGTCGGTGACCTCCTTCAAGGTCGATGGCGACAATACCACCTACAACGCAGGCAGCACGGCCACGCTGTACCATGACGGTACGGAAGTGGGCACCCTGACCATCAACTCGGACGGAACGTATACCTTCGATCCGGCCGACAACTTCAACGGCAACGTCCCCACCGTCACCTACACCGTCTCCGACGGCTCCCTGACGGACACCGCAGACCTGAACATCACCGTCAACCCGGTGAACGACGCCCCGACCCTGGATCTGGCAGGCGGCGGTGGCCAGGTGCACTTAGGCAATGTCGATGCGACTTACGAAAACGTCATCGGCGTCTACCACGTGGTCAACGGCGTTCCCACCGAACCCGAGATCATCTGGATCAACGACGGCAACTACTCCAACACCGATCCCCTCTACACGACGCCGGAAGCTGTGACAGACACCGAGGCCAACTGGGGCTTCTTCATCATCTCGGACGGCAAGGGCTACGCTGAAAACGCGGAACTCGGCTTCGAGCAGAATGCAGACGGCTCCTGGGCCCTGACCGTTGACGGCGAACCCGTGGACATCCAGTTCGACTACGCCGGATTCAATCCGGCCGGCGAGGAACCGTCCTTCCGGGTCACCTATGACAGCAGCACCAACAGCTACACCTGGATCTCGGGTGCGGACGACCAGCTCAACACCTCGGGCGATGACGACGACTTCGACGATCCCGCCCTGAGCGTGGACGGCGCCAGCAGCGGTCTGGACTACGCCGACACCTACACCGAAAACGAGGCTCCCATCTCCATCACCGGGAATGTGGACATCGACGACGTGGACAACGGCGCCATGATCTCCAAGGCGACCATCACCTACGAACACGGCGAGGATTCGCTCACCCAAGACGGCGGCTTGAACTTCGAAGCCCTGCTGGCCCTCGGGTTCTCCGTCTCGGGCGAAACCAATAACCCGGATGGCACCCACACCGTGACCATTACCTACAGCGGCGGCAACGCCAGCCTGGAGGAGTTCCAGGCGGCCCTGCACTCCATCACCTTCGGCGATACGGGCGAGGATGACACCGTGGACGCCGTCCACCAGTTCGACATCCAGGTGTTCGACGAGCACGGCGCTGCCTCCAACGTTGCGACCTCCACCATCACCGTGATAGCGGAGGACGCGCCCACCCTGACCGTGGACGAAGGCTCGCACATCGTCTACGAGTCGGCGCTCTCGGACGGCTCCGGCGATCCGGCAGGCGCTTCGGCATCGACCACCGGCACCCTCACCGTGGACGGCGACGTGGACAACATCCACGAGGTCACCGTCACCCTGGGCAGTGGCACCCCCGTGTCCCTGGGTGGCCTGAACACCATTGGTGGGCACACCGTGGAACTGGACCTCGACGGCGACGGCGACAACGACGCCACGCTGACCATGGGGAACTACGACTCCACTACCGGCGAGATCGGTTACACCCTGGAGCTGAACAGCGATGTCGCCAACACCAACGACGGCAATCTCGAGTTCGACCTCAACTTCGACCTCAGGGACAGCGGCCAGAACTCCCTCGCCTCGGACGGCACGACCATCAGCGTCGCGGACGACAGCCCCGCCGCCACGGACTTCGAAGTGGCCATCGAGGAAGGCACCGCCACAAGCTCCGTGACCAACATCCAGATCATACTGGACACTTCCCAAAGCATGACCAACTGGGGCGGCGTTGAGGGCAATTCTGCGAGCCGTCTGGATTTGGCTATCCAATCCATCAAGGACCTGGCGCATGCCTACGACGAAAACGGCGGCTTCAACATCCAGATCGTCACGTTCAATCAAAACGTCGCACACTCCGACATCTTCAATACTCAAGCAGCCCTGGACAGCTACCTCGATAATGATATCAGTACGGCCATATGGACCAGGTACGACCAGGGTATTGCCGAAGCGAAGTCGGCCTGGACGGAATACGTTGATGCGAACAGTGATGTCATTTCCGCCAATTCCGTGGCTTACTTCATCTCGGACGGTGAGCCGCAGTACGAGTCGTACGACGACCCCAAGTTGAATTCCGCTGAACAGGCGGCATGGGAAGAGTACGTCAACGATCACTTCAACACAGCCTACGCCATCGGCATTGGCAGCAACGCACCGTCTGACGCGGACTTGCTGTCCGTTGCACACACCCCGGACGGTGACGACCAGATATTCACCGTCACCAACCTGAAGGAGCTGACGGATACCCTGGTCGGCACCGTGAGCGAAAACACGGTCGGCAACACGCTGCAGAACACCGAGACGGGCTACCTGCTCGGTGCCGACGACGCAGGCGCGCACGACCTTGTCTCCCTCTCGTACGTCATCGGCGGCACCACCTACACCGTCGACTTCACCGACGCGACTACCGAGCACACCATTGAGCTCGAGCACGGCGCCAAGCTGGTAATCGACGGCAGCGGCGAGTACACCTACACCGCCGGCACCGTGGACAGCGACTACTCGGTCGTCTTCACCTACACGGTCCAGGACGGCGATGGCTCGACGGCTGAAGGTCAGGTCACCTTCACCACGCTGAATGTGGACGAACTCGTGGCCGTCCATGACGGCTACCACGAGATCGGCATCGTCTCGGAGGACTTGACACCACAGACAACTGCGCACTTCGGCAACCTCAACAACTACGACTCCCCTCAGGAGTTCGTAGGCAACGGAGTCACCATCTCGACCGAGAGCGGATACCTCGTTGCAATCAATGGAGACTTGGGCGTCAAGGATGGTTCTAATGACCTCCTGTCCATCAACAACCGCGACTCAATCAAGATCGATGTCGACAGCGCGACCG
Encoded proteins:
- a CDS encoding Ig-like domain-containing protein, yielding MADPKQLHISLPGAGKTQAYPLSAETPVHFDFDLSEATFTGNNGNLEIAIEGGGTVVLEGYQALADAGDLPPFEMTNGEVVAGDVYLFAFADQEATAEDLETAAGNATGSSGAGAYNDDAGTLFAGVDALGGQGDAFGGEAIAPLDEVNVGNNDPNAVDDVNSLIESAGTHIGGPLDSEHMEGDTWTSPGDQDGDTIPDFTVKAGTASIDQEGNITFLSSAPPTDIPAGEGGQENRAPTVQANGDGDLTDSSNEGDGLGITGGINDSEIDTVDQSNSGSEAVLVSFDDPMDSVTISLSALYSAESGKDGTVDELALLVAYDSDHNVIGTVTVNGTDSGRAYITLDFDTDIAEVLLMPLDNGTTGNQWTNSDFLIDGVTGTIAQTAAMVSGNVITGNASDQFAGADSDIDGDPLTVVSVSYGGAPAAGGGSYEGDAYDFVLTGEFGTLYLNADGSYVYVENTDATDPLNVEDSVNDVFDYTISDGAGGTASATLTVTVTGSNDAPTAVADTASLVENGILSGPDVEAVLSATGNVLQNDTDVDNFALGNEGDLAGTETTTEVYVDTIAAGYMSGDVFVATQVEEVYNADGDGDATNDSVIIEGQYGTLTIHADGTYSYALNNDNPEVNGLNADETLTETFQYTATNTVDDGQYSNATTLSITINGTNDAPTLEIQGRSAHFVEDGAYGVGTGAVHILAGKDIDIFDVDTPASELTVTMSAGQTWFMGDILGVSGENISVAPDQGEYGQNPFVTVYRYDCGGGDYIQIVVNNLTGSATLTGVENGDGTDHINFADFETALQSITYDIVDWDNTPITSDRTFTIEVSDNEGPGTVYTDGDDTYTTDTGSSQPTTVTVHVVASNDQVEANDDSYLVIEDRFNGHANTQNWFEHTGVWHSLNAIHGNVIANDTDPDADNWGPWDNNANDLHDLRVINGECTTEGHEAGADPNPYDGVFIIQGEYGTLYLRPDGSFLYEADQNKIDALGEGETAVESFSYTVADGSAGTFHDGNPFNNATWDEATLSIKLIGTNDAPTLEIVGPEATFVEEGIDANGYAIGGDAVHFINNVDLDDVDTDASQLTITVEASGGWHPGDYLSSSATEVSPNVYRYDCGYGDYIKIVVDGDTVTLTGVDNGWSDHITMDKFEAALETLTFGVDNANDNPDTSDRTFTVTVNDNNGSHSVFSTDGTASDTVTVHVQQSNDAPHATDNTNSLTEASGQTSFETLLEVEGDTTSHFINNGNQWDGDHFTVTAGTATLTGETVSFSGGGTLTDASSVAPGLGVTGGINGNETDTVDQDNSGTEAMRIFFDEPMDSVTITLSAFFDNGGEQETARLGIYDAAGNFLGSVAASGTSNGYYTVTLNASDYDSPIGSVVVMPTDNNTQGDQYSNSDFLLYSVSGTTATQVGSEVAGNVITDDSGYGIDSDPDNGDTALLQVTHIANGHEETPTNDIALSATDDGTNATTAIIEGLYGTLTIHSDGSYTYEEDPDKTNALSGDPNSENHKGEDVFTYTVADGHGGTDTATLTINITGTNDAPVANNDLFTEYTVTTEATSLYVDHSAFNDGNGWSANGVTLTASSDGSNPTLVNGSDPDDGIGIRSGSDASGSTEAAQIDGNDDETLTISFDLPQHTATVNLNWYDADDTPQFVVKDGDTVLATLTSVATPTGGGQYSYSYSIETANGGSVTGLVGNVEYDFPDGWTIKVAYDPNASYQTAHPYTFTVTAPDGVNVIDSIDVTASFNEGYHLADFVLDSVHAETVETTTTYPYQEDGGDIILNASDILGNDTDPDGDALHIEQILSATGGTVEWYDAGHTQLVFHPDADFNGTATFTYTASDGTAESNVATVSIEIQPVNDAPVAVDDTATTDEDSLLTVSADSHADWNLLSNDSDVDGDELSVTSFKVDGDNTTYNAGSTATLYHDGTEVGTLTINSDGTYTFDPADNFNGNVPTVTYTVSDGSLTDTADLNITVNPVNDAPTLDLAGGGGQVHLGNVDATYENVIGVYHVVNGVPTEPEIIWINDGNYSNTDPLYTTPEAVTDTEANWGFFIISDGKGYAENAELGFEQNADGSWALTVDGEPVDIQFDYAGFNPAGEEPSFRVTYDSSTNSYTWISGADDQLNTSGDDDDFDDPALSVDGASSGLDYADTYTENEAPISITGNVDIDDVDNGAMISKATITYEHGEDSLTQDGGLNFEALLALGFSVSGETNNPDGTHTVTITYSGGNASLEEFQAALHSITFGDTGEDDTVDAVHQFDIQVFDEHGAASNVATSTITVIAEDAPTLTVDEGSHIVYESALSDGSGDPAGASASTTGTLTVDGDVDNIHEVTVTLGSGTPVSLGGLNTIGGHTVELDLDGDGDNDATLTMGNYDSTTGEIGYTLELNSDVANTNDGNLEFDLNFDLRDSGQNSLASDGTTISVADDSPAATDFEVAIEEGTATSSVTNIQIILDTSQSMTNWGGVEGNSASRLDLAIQSIKDLAHAYDENGGFNIQIVTFNQNVAHSDIFNTQAALDSYLDNDISTAIWTRYDQGIAEAKSAWTEYVDANSDVISANSVAYFISDGEPQYESYDDPKLNSAEQAAWEEYVNDHFNTAYAIGIGSNAPSDADLLSVAHTPDGDDQIFTVTNLKELTDTLVGTVSENTVGNTLQNTETGYLLGADDAGAHDLVSLSYVIGGTTYTVDFTDATTEHTIELEHGAKLVIDGSGEYTYTAGTVDSDYSVVFTYTVQDGDGSTAEGQVTFTTLNVDELVAVHDGYHEIGIVSEDLTPQTTAHFGNLNNYDSPQEFVGNGVTISTESGYLVAINGDLGVKDGSNDLLSINNRDSIKIDVDSATDAEQMTIKFAWGHDTPNNDYASFDDNDYAGITIHYTNGTTQDVDVYQGTLDDDHSITLGNGTANIDYVTVSAPGSDDDFAIQQIKITGSSQTIDLGSGDTDNDGTIDGNVFDNDHLIAGQDADVTHVTTLDADGNTVYGTLDNGVISIDGQYGHLEIDAETGEYDYRPYEGQDIDHSVTDTFEYTISDGSGTSSASLEFSLHDTAEVHYDGTSLIDTTTGDDIIFPVDGSTVDVSAGADTIVIDHAHLGDAGSMTITGFQMNETDFNLGDHFQLGDLTGSSVTFTASGDGSDLTMLFSDIETTDTMSVTLSGVINDSATIDHSPVEITNSDDLNQLINQIIASGNTDS